In Juglans microcarpa x Juglans regia isolate MS1-56 chromosome 8D, Jm3101_v1.0, whole genome shotgun sequence, the following are encoded in one genomic region:
- the LOC121241785 gene encoding probable cyclic nucleotide-gated ion channel 5, which translates to MGGQREKFVRLDDLDSTLSSSSNTGVNKYGFDVDGFRHAAHPRDGTSRSFKRGMRKGSEGLKSIGRSLGFGVSHAVFPEDLKVSEKKIFDPQDKLLLFWNKLSVISCILAVSVDPLFYYLPVINRSSACIGIDRKLAITVTTLRTIFDTFYLIHVALKFRTAYIAPSSRVFGRGELVIDPAQIARRYLRRFFIIDFISVLPLPQIVVWRFLQNSEGSDVMATKQALFFIVLLQYFPRFLRILPLTSELKRTAGVFAETAWAGAAYYLLLYMLASHIVGAFWYLLAVERNDACWQQACSDREDCKRSLYCSKQTMGENSWQTLLYSNCSADDNSPFDFGIFKNALSLEVVSSMKFVSKYCYCLWWGLQNLSTLGQGLQTSTYPGEVIFSIALAILGLILFALLIGNMQTYLQSLTIRLEEMRVKRRDSEQWMHHRLLPQDLRERVRRYDQYKWLETRGVDEESLVQCLPKDLRRDIKRHLCLALVRRVPLFESMDERLLDAICERLKPCLFTESTYIVREGDPVDEMLFIIRGRLESVTTDGGRSGFFNRSLLKEGDFCGEELLTWALDPKSGSNLPSSTRTVKAITEVEAFALIAEELKYVASQFRRLHSRQVQHTFRFYSQQWRTWAACFIQAAWRRYSKRKIMELQHKEEEERAEGSAGTHNSVGGGSYSLGATFLASRFAANALRGVHRNRNAKTARELMKLQKPPEPDFAVDDAE; encoded by the exons GTTGGATGACTTGGATTCtacattatcatcatcttctaATACTGGAGTAAATAAATATGGGTTTGATGTTGATGGATTTCGCCATGCTGCTCATCCAAGAGATGGAACATCTAGATCGTTTAAGAGGGGAATGAGAAAGGGATCTGAAGGGCTCAAGTCAATTGGTCGATCACTTGGATTTGGGGTTTCTCATGCTGTTTTTCCAGAAGATCTTAAAGTTTCAGAGAAGAAGATATTTGATCCTCAAGACAAACTCCTCCTTTTCTGGAATAAACTCTCTGTCATATCATGCATTTTGGCTGTATCTGTGGATCCACTTTTTTATTATCTTCCGGTCATTAATCGATCTTCAGCTTGCATTGGTATAGATCGAAAGTTAGCTATCACAGTTACTACATTGCGGACAATTTTCGACACTTTTTATCTCATTCACGTGGCCCTTAAATTCCGAACAGCTTATATTGCCCCATCGTCCCGGGTTTTTGGACGGGGTGAACTTGTGATAGATCCTGCACAAATAGCCCGGCGATACCTGCGGCGGTTCTTTATCATTGATTTCATTTCTGTGCTACCCCTACCACAG ATTGTGGTTTGGAGATTTCTTCAGAATTCAGAAGGTTCAGATGTAATGGCTACAAAACAGGCCTTGTTTTTCATTGTCTTACTTCAATATTTTCCCAGATTTCTTCGAATATTACCTTTAACTTCAGAACTTAAAAGGACAGCCGGTGTATTTGCTGAAACGGCTTGGGCAGGTGCTGCATATTACTTGCTACTATACATGCTCGCTAGTCAT ATAGTTGGGGCATTCTGGTACCTCTTAGCTGTAGAACGCAATGATGCGTGCTGGCAGCAGGCTTGTTCAGATAGAGAAGATTGCAAAAGATCATTGTATTGCAGCAAGCAAACCATGGGAGAGAACAGCTGGCAGACTCTACTCTATTCAAACTGCTCAGCAGATGATAACTCACCATTTGATTTTGGAATATTCAAAAATGCTTTGTCATTGGAAGTCGTCTCATCCATGAAGTTTGTCTCTAAATACTGTTACTGTCTGTGGTGGGGGCTCCAGAATTTAAG TACACTTGGCCAGGGACTTCAAACCAGCACATATCCTGGGGAGGTTATATTTTCCATAGCACTAGCCATACTTGGACTCATCCTCTTTGCACTTCTGATTGGCAACATGCAG ACCTATCTTCAGTCGCTTACCATTCGGCTCGAGGAGATGAGGGTTAAAAGGCGTGATTCAGAGCAGTGGATGCATCATCGCTTGCTCCCACAGGACCTTAGGGAGCGGGTTAGACGGTATGATCAGTACAAGTGGTTGGAAACACGTGGGGTGGACGAAGAGAGTTTGGTCCAGTGTCTACCAAAGGATCTTAGGAGAGATATCAAGCGACACCTCTGTCTGGCGTTAGTGAGGAGG GTTCCGCTATTTGAGAGCATGGATGAGAGGTTGCTTGATGCCATTTGTGAGCGACTGAAACCCTGTTTATTCACAGAGAGTACTTACATTGTTCGTGAAGGAGATCCAGTTGATGAGATGCTTTTTATCATACGCGGTCGCCTTGAGAGTGTAACCACCGATGGTGGGAGGAGTGGGTTTTTCAACCGCAGTTTACTGAAAGAAGGTGATTTCTGTGGGGAGGAGCTTCTGACCTGGGCACTGGATCCCAAATCGGGATCTAACCTCCCATCTTCTACTCGGACAGTGAAGGCTATAACAGAGGTTGAGGCTTTTGCCCTAATTGCTGAAGAGTTAAAATATGTGGCAAGTCAATTTAGGCGCCTTCACAGTAGACAGGTTCAGCACACCTTCCGTTTCTACTCACAGCAGTGGAGGACTTGGGCTGCATGCTTTATCCAAGCGGCATGGCGTCGATATTCCAAGAGGAAGATTATGGAGCTTCAGcacaaggaagaagaagagagagcaGAAGGGTCAGCAGGGACCCACAACAGTGTTGGTGGAGGTTCATATAGTCTTGGTGCCACTTTCTTAGCTTCCAGGTTTGCAGCAAATGCACTTCGTGGTGTTCATCGAAATAGGAATGCAAAGACTGCCAGGGAACTGATGAAACTGCAGAAGCCCCCGGAGCCTGATTTTGCAGTTGATGATGCAGAATGA
- the LOC121241787 gene encoding transmembrane 9 superfamily member 8-like has translation MARGPLALHRWISLSLSLFVLFFVHAAHCFYLPGVAPQDFKNGDDLKVKVNKLTSIKTQLPYSYYSLPYCRPGKIVDSAENLGEVLRGDRIENSPYAFKMREPKMCNIVCHTTLDAKTAKEFKEKIDDEYRVNMILDNLPLVVPIRRPDQENSIVYQHGFHVGLRGQYAGSKEEKHFIHNHLIFTVKYHKDPVTDLSRIVGFEVKPFSIKHEYDGQWKEEQTRLKTCDPHAKRTVTNSESPQEVEAKKEIIFTYDVEFQESDVKWASRWDTYLLMADDQIHWFSIVNSLMIVLFLSGMVAMIMLRTLYRDISKYNQLETQEEAQEETGWKLVHGDVFRPPSNSDLLCIYVGTGVQFFGMILVTMIFAVLGFLSPSNRGGLMTAMLLLWVFMGIFAGYSSVRLYKMFKGTEWKKITLKTAVTFPATVFAIFFVLNAIIWGQKSSGAVPFGTMFALVVLWFGISVPLVFVGSYVGFKKPAIEDPVKTNKIPRQIPEQAWYMNPAFSILIGGILPFGAVFIELFFILTSIWLQQFYYIFGFLFIVFVILIVTCAEITIVLCYFQLCSEDYLWWWRSYLTSGSSALYLFLYAAFYFFTKLEITKPVSGILYFGYMLIASYAFFVLTGTIGFYACFWFTRLIYSSVKID, from the exons ATGGCGAGAGGACCTCTCGCTCTTCACCGGTGGATCTCTTTGAGTCTGAGTCTTTTTGTCTTGTTCTTCGTCCATGCTGCTCACTGCTTCTACCTCCCTGGTGTCGCTCCCCAAGATTTCAAAAAT GGGGATGATTTGAAGGTGAAAGTGAACAAATTGACGTCTATCAAAACCCAACTTCCTTATTCCTACTATTCCCTTCCTTATTGTCGTCCTGGAAAAATAGTTGACAGTGCTGAAAATCTTGGGGAAGTTCTTCGTGGTGATCGCATTGAAAACTCTCCTTATGCA TTTAAAATGAGAGAACCCAAGATGTGCAATATTGTATGTCATACAACTCTTGATGCGAAAACTGCCAAGGAGTTCAAGGAAAAGATAGATGATGAGTATCGGGTGAACAT GATTTTGGATAATCTTCCTCTGGTTGTTCCTATAAGAAGGCCTGATCAGGAAAATTCAATAGTTTATCAACATGGATTCCATGTGGGTCTCAGAGGACAATATGCAGGG AGCAAGGAAGAAAAGCATTTTATCCACAATCACTTAATATTTACAGTCAAATATCACAAAGATCCAGTGACAGACCTATCAAGGATTGTTGGGTTTGAAGTCAAACCATTTAG TATCAAACATGAATATGACGGTCAATGGAAAGAGGAACAAACCCGTTTAAAAACCTGTGATCCCCATGCAAAGCGCACAGTTACCAACTCTGAATCCCCTCAAGAGGTTGAAGCTAAGaaggaaattatatttacatatgATGTGGAATTCCAG GAGAGTGATGTGAAATGGGCATCTCGGTGGGATACCTATCTCCTGATGGCTGATGATCAGATTCACTGGTTCTCAATTGTTAATTCTTTGATGATTGTTCTTTTCCTCTCGGGCATGGTAGCTATGATCATGTTGCGGACACTTTACCGGGATATCTCCAAGTACAACCAATTAGAGACCCAAGAAGAAGCCCAAGAAGAGACAGGCTGGAAACTAGTGCATGGGGATGTTTTCAGGCCTCCATCAAACTCAGACTTACTCTGTATTTATGTTGGGACAGGAGTTCAGTTTTTTGGTATGATTCTTGTGACTATGATCTTTGCCGTCCTTGGATTCCTCTCCCCCTCAAACAGAGGTGGTTTGATGACAGCTATGCTCCTACTCTGGGTCTTTATGGGAATATTTGCTGGATACTCATCTGTCCGTCTCTATAAGATGTTCAAGGGAACAGAATGGAAGAAAATTACTCTCAAAACAGCTGTCACATTTCCCGCAACTGTCTTTGCCATTTTTTTCGTCTTGAATGCTATAATTTGGGGGCAGAAGTCTTCTGGGGCAGTGCCATTTGGAACCATGTTTGCTCTGGTTGTTTTGTGGTTTGGCATCTCAGTTCCACTTGTTTTTGTGGGTAGTTATGTTGGTTTTAAGAAGCCTGCAATTGAGGATCCTGTGAAAACTAATAAGATCCCTAGGCAGATCCCAGAACAGGCCTGGTACATGAACCCAGCATTCTCTATCCTGATTGGAGGCATACTCCCCTTTGGTGCTGTCTTTATTGAACTATTTTTCATCCTCACTTCAATATGGTTGCAGCAGTTTTATTACATATTTGGTTTCCTCTTCATTGTCTTCGTCATCCTTATTGTCACTTGTGCCGAGATTACAATTGTACTGTGCTACTTTCAGCTGTGCAGTGAGGACTACCTTTGGTGGTGGAGGTCGTATTTGACTTCAGGTTCTTCAGCACTCTACCTTTTCCTCTATGCTGCCTTCTACTTCTTTACTAAGCTTGAGATCACTAAGCCAGTGTCTGGGATCCTGTACTTCGGCTACATGCTGATCGCTTCATATGCTTTCTTCGTGCTGACTGGTACAATTGGTTTCTATGCCTGCTTCTGGTTCACAAGGCTCATCTACTCATCAGTGAAGATTGATTAG